In Candidatus Desulfatibia profunda, a single genomic region encodes these proteins:
- a CDS encoding RnfABCDGE type electron transport complex subunit D has translation MLNQKKLLVSHAPFWHDGSSISVRSYHMMIAALPAVLFGFFQYGLRAVGVVTLSISSAIFWELAINKITRRTASIGDGTAALIGLLLAMLLPVTSPWWLVVTGTFVAVVIGKHIYGGIGGNPFNPVLIGMAILMLSWKDYFDFNEALVNFDLGFAMVYPLAALKHLGTSGIGVFSTAGLLLGQQSGAIGATFGLGLILGGIYLILRGFIRWEISISFLVGICVTALLFNLKNSAQYASPLFHLFTGYTLIGAFFLAPEDSSSPVNFIPMLIYGAGAGIMTVLIRNIGAYVDGVVFAILLFNLINPLVDKIRPKALGKVV, from the coding sequence ATGCTTAATCAGAAAAAACTTCTTGTTTCACATGCTCCTTTCTGGCACGACGGCAGCAGCATATCGGTGCGAAGTTATCACATGATGATTGCAGCCTTGCCGGCGGTGTTATTTGGCTTTTTCCAATACGGCCTCAGGGCCGTGGGGGTGGTGACCCTTTCCATTTCCTCTGCGATTTTCTGGGAACTGGCGATCAACAAGATCACCAGGCGAACCGCCAGCATTGGAGACGGTACCGCCGCGCTGATCGGACTATTGCTAGCCATGCTTTTACCGGTGACATCCCCGTGGTGGCTGGTGGTCACCGGAACATTTGTGGCCGTGGTCATCGGCAAGCACATTTACGGCGGCATCGGCGGCAATCCGTTCAACCCGGTCCTGATCGGGATGGCCATCCTGATGCTGTCATGGAAAGACTATTTCGATTTCAACGAAGCCCTGGTGAATTTTGATCTCGGCTTTGCCATGGTCTACCCGCTTGCCGCCCTGAAACATTTGGGCACTTCCGGCATCGGCGTCTTCAGCACGGCCGGTCTCCTGCTGGGCCAGCAGTCCGGCGCCATCGGTGCCACCTTTGGTCTGGGTCTCATCCTGGGCGGAATCTACCTGATACTCAGAGGCTTTATCCGCTGGGAAATCTCAATCTCGTTTCTGGTCGGCATCTGTGTTACCGCGCTGTTGTTTAACCTGAAAAATTCGGCCCAATACGCCAGCCCTTTGTTTCATCTCTTCACCGGCTACACGCTGATCGGCGCTTTTTTCCTGGCGCCCGAGGATTCGTCTTCGCCGGTCAACTTTATCCCCATGCTCATTTACGGCGCCGGTGCCGGCATAATGACCGTGCTTATCCGTAACATCGGTGCCTATGTGGACGGTGTGGTTTTTGCGATTCTGCTGTTTAATCTTATCAATCCCCTGGTGGATAAAATCAGGCCCAAAGCACTTGGAAAGGTTGTGTAA